Proteins from a genomic interval of Corythoichthys intestinalis isolate RoL2023-P3 chromosome 3, ASM3026506v1, whole genome shotgun sequence:
- the LOC130913547 gene encoding uncharacterized protein LOC130913547, translating to MDPVEEVNPAVRPKRQTRPPPALRDYEVDYIGSHSRAGPPQPFLEYQAQATPFRTPPHRRSYGNAAHLETPQLAPSRHRWTNAEWDNLHGTPSRASPLDSSYDSYHHFPQALQAMQEENAKLHQSQQWLKSGMQQLNEARNEIKELIDIARSLKTDMAQPPRTAAIPEHPSSAVAPISYSLQADLREEHDLPPPPWPKLEPDLPSNRQFHQREDVTNQFLHVSSPQEQAHDFEWPAPPPPCSMPAPANPMTWPSTRPAQHPSNLYSCPPSSHVSPMISESVYRGPNPTIPKFSNPDPSEFARLRIALENLLPGNATELFRYQILVDHLRLEEARLIADAYLNSPTPYSDTMAALHEKFGQPHQLALRKIAAVLEAPEVKRGDIAAFQKFSLQIQSLVGLLQTLGPAGEIELKCGSHVARLLSKLPAEQRADFRRHTFKQSGISHTLCDLSEWLRYESWCQGFDSQIGIKASRERPNVRNDSRTAKQTVSVLHGAGESAVYPSQSKANKVKSKSNAYCAYCESNEHYLSQCTEVAKLSKEQLKEWIQTNKRCWRCARAHLAVHCTLKKPCSRCQGKHLLALHEINAKPERGPQEVAVKEESCLVSSSSRSLYLDRPDAGNKVMLKVVPILIHYGARTMNTFAILDDGSERSMLLPSAVKALGIKGIPEDLPLRTVRQDIEVLPGYTVSFRISSATNPHTSYQIKGAFTASRLSLAKHTYPVERLKQKFRHLQGLPIPAFTEAEPSLLIGSDQPHLVTPIQPVRLGPPGSPAAIHTRLGWTLQGPVQPMGRHTNSVQCLFTSSPPQLEELYKHVERLWQMDTVPHRPEKEVMRSKQDKMAVALLKAKTVRVNVEGTRRYATPLLRHPDMPLLKATRDSVMPLLRSTERRLEKNPTQAEAYKKEIQKLLDSGAVREVTSETPHEEEWFIPHHLVSHNGKCRLVFNCSHQFLGQSLNQYLLAGPTLGASLLGVLLRFRERPIAVSGDIKGMFHQVRVLPEDRSLLRFLWRDLNVDETPRVFEWHVLPFGTTCSPCCATYALQCHVENSGDTEGDLKFSVENCFYVDNCLQSLRTPDQAKSLVTRLRALLATAGFDLRQWACNDATVLSHLPQEARSESLDKWLTQDNADPQESTLGLSWNWETDSLSYKHRPVSYETLTLRNIYKVLASQYDPLGYLLPYSTRAKLIVRQLWDRQRGWDDANLPSELVQAWSNWEGELEYLPAVSLPRPYVSTESKLESTSYEVHIFADASEKAYGAVAYLRTEDGEGRVQLSFILARSRVAPKRTQSIPRLELCAALVAAQLAHLLKKELTLEVTQIVLWSDSTTVLAWLQSQSCRFKVFVGTRVTEIQELTQDCNWRYVGSADNPADDLTRGKSLRDLAKPNRWSLGPPFLQQSSDTWPEKPVTEPLADSSELRKATFCALAVTTPTSSSGPVYDTWQQLIQAKVQELQGQSSPGSSPSAREYQRAEREVLLQAQQQSFPEDFKLLSEGKPVLSKSRLLTLSPEMDRSSGLLRVGGRLRRSEGLSDSVLHPIVLDPSHPVTKLLIQKYDADLNHPGPERVYAEMRRSFWILRGREAVRRHQHSCVECRRWRARPSIPKMADLPTARLRLFKPAFYSTGVDCFGPMLVKVARRHEKRWGIIFKCLTTRAVHLDLLQSMDADAFLMALRRFIARRGVPAELWSDQGTNFKGGERELGEAFAGMAPALQRRLASQGIGFCFGPPAAPHFGGVWEREIRSVKAALHTGVGAQPVHEDVLLTVLLEVESILNSKPLGYVSSDVADIDPVTPNTLLMGRPDGSLPQVVYPETETLSRKRWRHSQVLADQFWSRYIKEYLPTQHIRQKWHSATPELQEKAVVMIVEPQLPRASWPIGQVTKVHRSDDGCIRSADVDVKGHVYTRPVARLVSLPALPSGEE from the coding sequence ATGGACCCAGTGGAAGAAGTGAACCCTGCTGTGAGACCTAAGAGACAAACCCGGCCTCCTCCTGCGCTTCGCGACTATGAAGTGGATTACATAGGAAGCCACTCACGAGCTGGACCACCACAACCCTTCTTGGAGTACCAAGCTCAAGCCACCCCATTCCGGACACCTCCCCACCGTCGATCTTATGGGAATGCTGCTCACCTCGAGACGCCTCAGCTAGCCCCAAGTCGTCATCGGTGGACCAACGCAGAATGGGACAACCTGCATGGAACCCCATCTAGAGCATCACCTTTGGACAGCTCATATGACAGCTACCACCACTTTCCTCAAGCGCTCCAAGCAATGCAGGAGGAAAATGCAAAGTTGCACCAATCACAACAGTGGCTCAAGTCAGGCATGCAGCAACTTAATGAAGCCCGAAATGAGATCAAGGAACTGATAGACATTGCCCGCTCTTTGAAGACGGACATGGCTCAACCTCCTCGCACTGCTGCGATACCAGAGCATCCCTCCAGTGCTGTAGCGCCAATTAGCTACTCCCTCCAAGCAGACCTTCGGGAAGAACATGATTTGCCTCCTCCACCCTGGCCTAAGCTTGAACCAGATCTGCCAAGTAACAGACAGTTCCATCAAAGAGAAGATGTCACCAATCAGTTCCTTCACGTCTCCTCTCCTCAAGAACAAGCGCACGACTTCGAATGGCCTGCTCCACCTCCTCCGTGTTCGATGCCCGCTCCAGCAAACCCCATGACATGGCCTTCAACACGACCAGCTCAGCACCCTTCAAACCTTTACAGTTGTCCTCCTAGTAGCCATGTGTCACCCATGATATCAGAGTCAGTCTATAGAGGGCCAAATCCCACTATTCCAAAGTTCAGCAACCCAGACCCTAGTGAGTTCGCAAGACTGCGTATAGCACTAGAAAACCTGCTTCCAGGCAATGCCACTGAGCTGTTCCGTTACCAAATCCTGGTAGATCACCTTAGGTTGGAAGAAGCCAGGCTTATTGCTGACGCCTATTTGAACTCACCCACTCCGTACTCTGATACCATGGCAGCCCTCCATGAAAAGTTTGGTCAACCGCATCAACTTGCCCTTCGCAAAATAGCTGCTGTCCTAGAAGCCCCGGAGGTCAAGCGAGGTGACATTGCCGCATTTCAAAAGTTTTCTCTCCAGATACAATCCTTGGTGGGCCTGCTGCAGACCCTCGGTCCAGCTGGGGAAATCGAACTGAAGTGTGGCTCGCACGTGGCACGCCTATTAAGCAAGCTTCCCGCCGAACAGCGTGCAGACTTTCGAAGACACACTTTCAAGCAGTCAGGAATTAGCCACACCCTCTGTGACCTGTCTGAGTGGCTTCGTTATGAGTCGTGGTGTCAGGGGTTCGACAGTCAAATTGGTATCAAGGCTAGCAGGGAGCGGCCAAACGTGAGGAATGATAGCCGGACTGCCAAACAAACAGTGAGTGTCCTGCATGGAGCCGGTGAGTCCGCTGTTTACCCCTCACAGAGTAAAGCCAATAAAGTGAAGTCTAAGTCCAATGCCTACTGCGCCTACTGTGAGAGCAACGAACACTATCTTAGTCAGTGTACTGAGGTTGCCAAGCTCTCCAAAGAGCAGCTGAAAGAATGGATTCAGACTAATAAACGCTGCTGGCGTTGCGCACGCGCCCACTTAGCGGTCCATTGCACATTGAAGAAGCCTTGCAGCCGTTGCCAGGGCAAGCACCTACTCGCCCTCCATGAGATAAATGCCAAGCCAGAGAGGGGCCCCCAAGAAGTGGCAGTTAAAGAAGAGAGCTGTTTAGTTAGCTCTTCCTCACGTTCCCTCTACCTCGATCGCCCAGACGCAGGGAATAAAGTGATGTTAAAGGTTGTGCCCATCCTCATTCACTACGGAGCCCGGACCATGAACACCTTTGCAATTTTAGATGACGGGTCTGAAAGGTCGATGCTCCTACCGAGTGCAGTCAAAGCTTTGGGCATTAAAGGCATACCCGAAGACCTTCCCTTGCGCACAGTGAGGCAAGACATTGAGGTGCTTCCTGGATATACAGTGTCGTTCCGCATCTCCTCCGCTACCAATCCTCACACAAGCTACCAGATCAAAGGTGCGTTCACTGCAAGCCGCCTTAGCCTCGCCAAACACACCTACCCGGTGGAACGCCTTAAGCAGAAGTTCAGACACCTCCAAGGCCTTCCCATTCCTGCCTTCACAGAAGCGGAACCGTCACTTCTGATTGGATCAGATCAGCCGCACCTAGTCACACCGATCCAACCAGTCAGGTTAGGTCCGCCTGGCAGCCCTGCAGCCATCCACACCAGACTAGGGTGGACTCTCCAAGGCCCAGTTCAGCCCATGGGGCGGCACACCAACTCAGTACAGTGTTTGTTCACCTCTTCCCCACCCCAGCTTGAAGAGCTGTACAAACATGTTGAGAGGCTGTGGCAAATGGACACGGTCCCTCATCGACCAGAGAAGGAAGTAATGCGGTCAAAGCAAGACAAAATGGCAGTGGCTCTGCTCAAAGCTAAAACTGTACGTGTCAATGTGGAAGGCACAAGAAGGTACGCTACACCCCTGCTTCGCCATCCAGACATGCCGCTCCTCAAAGCCACTAGAGACTCTGTTATGCCACTGCTGCGCAGTACCGAAAGACGTCTAGAGAAAAATCCTACCCAGGCTGAAGCCTATAAGAAAGAGATACAGAAGCTCCTAGACTCCGGTGCAGTACGTGAAGTCACCTCAGAGACGCCACATGAAGAAGAGTGGTTCATTCCTCACCATCTTGTCAGCCATAATGGGAAGTGCCGCCTAGTCTTCAACTGTTCTCACCAATTCCTTGGACAGTCCCTCAATCAATACCTCCTGGCTGGCCCAACCCTCGGAGCTTCCTTACTGGGGGTATTGTTGAGATTCCGCGAGCGCCCGATAGCTGTCAGTGGAGATATAAAGGGCATGTTTCACCAAGTCCGCGTACTCCCTGAGGATCGCTCCTTACTCCGATTCCTGTGGCGAGACTTGAATGTGGATGAAACCCCCCGAGTATTTGAGTGGCATGTTCTTCCTTTCGGCACAACCTGCAGTCCATGTTGCGCAACTTATGCTCTGCAGTGTCACGTGGAGAATTCAGGTGACACTGAGGGCGACCTCAAGTTTTCCGTGGAGAACTGTTTTTATGTAGATAATTGTCTACAAAGCCTACGCACCCCAGACCAAGCTAAGTCGTTAGTTACTCGCCTTCGAGCCCTGTTAGCCACAGCGGGGTTTGACTTGCGTCAGTGGGCCTGTAACGACGCAACTGTCCTGAGCCACCTTCCTCAGGAGGCTCGGTCAGAGAGTTTGGACAAGTGGTTAACTCAAGACAATGCTGACCCCCAAGAATCCACTCTAGGCCTTAGTTGGAACTGGGAGACAGACTCTTTGAGCTACAAGCACAGGCCTGTATCCTATGAAACCCTGACTCTGAGAAATATCTACAAAGTCCTAGCCTCTCAGTATGATCCCCTTGGCTATTTGCTGCCCTATTCTACTCGAGCCAAGCTTATTGTTAGGCAGCTTTGGGACAGACAGCGTGGGTGGGACGATGCAAACCTCCCCTCTGAATTGGTGCAGGCCTGGTCTAATTGGGAGGGTGAGCTTGAATACCTACCTGCTGTGTCTCTTCCCCGTCCCTATGTTTCCACAGAGTCCAAGCTGGAGAGCACGTCCTACGAAGTTCACATCTTTGCTGATGCTTCGGAAAAGGCGTATGGAGCTGTCGCCTACCTACGAACCGAAGATGGAGAGGGTCGCGTGCAGCTGTCCTTCATCCTTGCACGATCACGCGTCGCTCCCAAACGCACACAGTCCATTCCCCGCCTGGAGCTCTGTGCAGCACTGGTAGCGGCACAGCTCGCCCACCTCCTCAAGAAAGAGTTGACCCTGGAAGTGACTCAAATAGTGTTGTGGTCTGATTCCACTACTGTCCTGGCATGGTTACAATCCCAGTCATGCCGTTTCAAAGTGTTCGTTGGGACGAGAGTAACTGAGATCCAAGAGCTCACTCAGGACTGCAACTGGCGCTACGTCGGATCAGCCGATAATCCTGCCGACGACCTGACGCGGGGTAAGTCCCTGCGAGACCTTGCAAAACCTAACAGATGGTCTTTGGGACCCCCCTTCCTCCAACAGAGCTCGGACACCTGGCCCGAGAAGCCCGTGACAGAGCCACTTGCCGACTCGTCTGAACTCCGCAAGGCCACCTTCTGCGCCCTGGCAGTTACCACACCCACCAGTTCAAGTGGTCCGGTGTATGATACATGGCAGCAGCTAATCCAAGCCAAAGTCCAGGAGCTTCAGGGACAAAGCTCACCTGGGTCCTCACCAAGTGCACGTGAGTACCAGCGTGCTGAGAGAGAGGTATTGCTGCAGGCCCAACAACAGTCATTCCCTGAGGACTTTAAGCTGCTGAGCGAGGGGAAGCCAGTCCTCTCTAAAAGTCGCCTGCTGACCTTATCCCCTGAGATGGACAGATCTTCTGGCTTGTTACGGGTAGGTGGTCGACTACGACGTTCTGAAGGGCTCAGTGACTCTGTATTGCACCCAATTGTTCTGGACCCCTCACATCCTGTCACTAAGCTGCTCATCCAGAAGTATGACGCAGACCTAAATCATCCCGGTCCAGAGCGAGTCTACGCCGAAATGCGTAGGTCCTTCTGGATCCTCCGAGGCAGAGAAGCAGTTCGCCGACACCAGCATTCCTGTGTAGAATGCAGACGATGGAGAGCTAGACCATCTATCCCCAAAATGGCGGATCTCCCAACCGCCCGCCTTAGACTTTTCAAGCCTGCCTTCTACTCAACTGGAGTTGACTGTTTTGGGCCGATGCTGGTTAAAGTGGCCAGACGTCATGAGAAACGCTGGGGGATAATTTTCAAGTGCCTGACTACTCGAGCAGTTCATCTGGACCTCCTGCAGAGTATGGATGCCGACGCGTTCTTGATGGCTCTACGCAGATTCATCGCTCGACGGGGAGTCCCTGCCGAGCTGTGGTCCGACCAGGGGACCAACTTCAAGGGCGGAGAGCGCGAACTCGGGGAGGCCTTCGCTGGCATGGCTCCCGCCCTGCAGCGGCGGCTTGCTTCTCAGGGGATCGGGTTCTGCTTCGGCCCCCCGGCGGCCCCTCATTTTGGTGGAGTGTGGGAGCGGGAGATCCGCTCCGTAAAGGCTGCTCTGCACACCGGCGTTGGAGCACAACCAGTCCACGAAGATGTCCTCCTCACCGTTCTGTTGGAAGTAGAATCTATCCTCAACTCCAAACCACTTGGATACGTCTCCAGTGATGTTGCCGACATCGATCCCGTGACCCCGAACACGTTGCTGATGGGGCGGCCAGATGGATCGCTTCCGCAAGTTGTGTATCCAGAGACAGAGACTCTGAGTCGGAAACGATGGCGGCACTCACAAGTCCTTGCTGACCAATTCTGGTCAAGGTACATAAAGGAGTACCTCCCTACCCAACACATCAGGCAAAAGTGGCACTCTGCTACCCCCGAGCTCCAAGAGAAGGCCGTCGTCATGATTGTGGAACCACAGCTTCCCCGAGCTTCGTGGCCCATTGGACAGGTGACCAAGGTCCACAGGAGTGATGATGGGTGTATTAGGTCAGCTGATGTGGACGTTAAAGGTCATGTCTACACCCGTCCCGTTGCTCGCCTGGTGTCGTTGCCAGCTCTTCCATCCGGTGAAGAGTAG